ACATCCCAGAGGCTTTTTGAATCGTACACGTTGGAATTTGTCACTCCAGTGTCAATCTCTGCTTTTTGTTGGTCATCCTCCATGCACTGGAGGATCCAGCTCAGACGGCAAGGCCAGCGGTCAGCCAAAATGACCCAGGCTGCAATGTTGTCGGGTTTGGGGAGTTCCGTGTTTAATGCCTCCATGACCACCACTGAAACTCGAATGGAGTTGATTACTCTCCTCATGGACATGGAGTCCCCAGCAATGTACAGATGCAGGCTACTTCGACTGTGCAGGAAAATACTTTCAaaagctgtatctgtcagcctCTCAATCTCTTCCTCGTTAAGAGTAAAAGCATTATGGTGTTGAGTTTCGGCTTCTTGGTTATGAATCAAAGGTGTGGTGTCTGCCCTGCAAGTTTGAATGTGTTGTGCACAATCAGTCTCCGGGTAAAAACATACTGCACACTTAGAAGGCCCTGGATGAGATAAGTTCTCAAGGAACTCTGATTGTCCTTGGACAATGTTGCGGAACAGTTTGCATTTTGAGGTGGTGCTCAGTGTTGGTATTGTGAATGGTAAAGTGACAATTCGGTTCAAGAAGCTAAAAGCTTtgtcttttttaatgaaacagcTGTTTGCCTTGTCTACCTGTTTCACAATAACTTCTGGATTGACAGcaagtaaagaaataaaagggCTTTCTTCATCTGATAGCAGAATATTTATGGAATCCAGGACACCCACAGCTTTCTTGGGTTCACAGCGATCAAGGTTAGTAATTTCCAAAACCACTTTGATGCTTCTTCTCTCAAAGACCTCCATGAAGTGAATGAAGCATGACAATAGCCTCATTTCCTTCCTCACCTCATTCATAAAGCCAAGCTGTTCACTCATTTTCTTGCCATCCATCTTTCTTCTTATATTAAAGTCCTGACTTACTATGAGGTTTTTTACAATTAGAAAAATGAATCTAATGGCTCCGACTGCTGGAACCCCAAGAATTCCAATGGCAACAGCTTCAAATGCACCAACAGATCCAGTGTTTTGTTGAGTGCTGCCACCCTCCTCTTTGGATGTTTGAGGAAAACCAAACAGTACAAGGAACAGAATTAAGACTAGAACTACAGTCAGCACTACTGTGCAGAGTAACCACAGTGGGAAGCAACAGATTTTCTTGGGTCGCCAGTCCTTAATGCTGTCCTCAGTCACCTTTTTCTGCTCTGCCTTGTCTTCATCATGCTGAACCACCCGGTAAAGGCCAAGCTGGAGCTTACCAAATTTTGCCTGAAGTTCTTGGCACAGACGCAAAACCAGTCCTGCCCACAGGAAGTCACTTCCAGCAAAATGCCAGGCGCTGAACCTTACGAAAACATAGCGAACATTCGGCTGGTTTTGGTTCTCCTTGGTCCATACAGGTTTATAGAAGATGAGACGAAAGATCAAAATCAAAATGTCACTAATGGAAGCCTTGATGGTACgaggttttctttttgttttgtattgcTTCTCTCTCCTTTTAGCTTCTTGCTCCATGTAAACTGaccagagaaagaaaataattgaaCAAACCAATGATGAATCAAAAGAGTTGATCAAAAGTGCAgactgtttaaataaatatattttacaatacCAAATGAAATACAATACCCTCAATGTTTTTGAGGATCATGTTGATGCGATTGGGGCATGATGAATATAAACCCACAGTCAAAGGAGAGCAAACTTTAGTAAGAGTCTTGGATAAAGCATAAGCATATAAGTTGTCTGATGGCAGATCTGTGTGGGAAATATGAAAACATGGAGCACTCATCAAACCAGTCATATTTTACACAAGAGACTGTTTTTACACACTGGAGCATTGGACAGATGCACATGGACAGATGCAATTATCCTCAATATTTGGTACACATGATGCACAAAGGTGATGCAGTAACAAACACCCCAATGTAATTTGACCTAATTGAGATGCGGTCACAAATATATGGCGGGGAAAAGAATCACACAGATGCATGGCTCAGGAGCCTGTACAAAGATAAGAACAAACAGCATGGAGGACGGGATGCAGAATGGATGCATGTGTACCAATTCAGAGAATCACAAGACAAAACAGGCACTAAACTCCGGTCTGGAAGTACTGGGATCAGAATGCTTGGAAATGTCTGGGATCGCAACAAATTCCagtaatgtctgtttttttttttatctgtaacaGGCAACAATGACCTTGGAGGCTTCTTATTTTAATGTCTGTACTATTACCTTTTGTTGGCATGATATCTTTGGAAAGATACTGCTCCTGTATAAAACACATGATGTTCACATAATAAGggtgtttatttattgcatttgcaaatatgaacacatttgtgctaattATTCATATATCAGCAGTGAAAAAATAGCTCAAAAGTAAAGCAGATTTCTAAAAACAGCATTCAAAGGAGCTGAAAGCTTCTggaatgatatatatataaatgtacaaacataGAGATAGCATTGTGCCAAAGTGAGAAAATATGTTTtccaaaaacaatatttaaatatgatacAAGAACGACTTACTTGGATGCAGTTTATTGTCTGAAGCacactttacatttataaataacaTAAAGGACCATTGACT
This genomic stretch from Denticeps clupeoides chromosome 5, fDenClu1.1, whole genome shotgun sequence harbors:
- the nkpd1 gene encoding NTPase KAP family P-loop domain-containing protein 1 produces the protein MGLGPSPEGQCAIEPLEGMRTQLEEDLPSDNLYAYALSKTLTKVCSPLTVGLYSSCPNRINMILKNIEVYMEQEAKRREKQYKTKRKPRTIKASISDILILIFRLIFYKPVWTKENQNQPNVRYVFVRFSAWHFAGSDFLWAGLVLRLCQELQAKFGKLQLGLYRVVQHDEDKAEQKKVTEDSIKDWRPKKICCFPLWLLCTVVLTVVLVLILFLVLFGFPQTSKEEGGSTQQNTGSVGAFEAVAIGILGVPAVGAIRFIFLIVKNLIVSQDFNIRRKMDGKKMSEQLGFMNEVRKEMRLLSCFIHFMEVFERRSIKVVLEITNLDRCEPKKAVGVLDSINILLSDEESPFISLLAVNPEVIVKQVDKANSCFIKKDKAFSFLNRIVTLPFTIPTLSTTSKCKLFRNIVQGQSEFLENLSHPGPSKCAVCFYPETDCAQHIQTCRADTTPLIHNQEAETQHHNAFTLNEEEIERLTDTAFESIFLHSRSSLHLYIAGDSMSMRRVINSIRVSVVVMEALNTELPKPDNIAAWVILADRWPCRLSWILQCMEDDQQKAEIDTGVTNSNVYDSKSLWDVFIQHRLELHIMKREVESLLEQDGDPELFEMFLKRDFPFTVEDAVRFRLSTVNLDSSIRTKLAKIRGSTALKEPPWKSTLKCLPRRIVINMSTEDICNEMSRIGLPHNYTQTVRVNHLNGHALLFSDPTELKEIMQMTLGEWTTFKIHFLAVTPYAGPNNNDWPLRPTQSTMAFCPSR